From Acinonyx jubatus isolate Ajub_Pintada_27869175 chromosome B2, VMU_Ajub_asm_v1.0, whole genome shotgun sequence, a single genomic window includes:
- the ZNF318 gene encoding zinc finger protein 318 isoform X2, with the protein MYRSGARSSVSSHRPKESGGGGPRTGRSSGSSSGPARRTSPLPSSSSSSRNPARRPRSPSGHRGRRASPSPPRGRRGSPSPPRGRRASPSPPRGRRVSPSPPRARRGSPSPPRGRRLFPPGPAGFRGSSRGESRADFARDGRGDHPGDSGSRRRSPGLRSDSSLEQSLRITVGNDHFCVGIPERRRLSDRLGSPVDNLEDVDRDDLTDDSVFTRSSQCPRGLERYISREEGPLSPFLGQLDEDYRTRETFLHRSDYSPHISCHDELLRGTERNRDKLKGSYSVRPEERSREAKRPRYDDTEKIHGMGGDHSGFSSGTRNYRQRRRSPSPRFLDPEFRELDLARRKREEEEERSRSLSQELVGVDGGDTSCSIPGLSGVLTTSEPGYSLHRPEEVSAMPKKSILKKRIEVDMEPSIQLESFSSNTSPSQDHPIYSGHPSLPLSGAIAAFASEIENKGTMVETTLKEPQGNLYQWGPLPGMPKDNSPLREKFGSFLCHKEKLNMKPEGPERHTDFLLPHERASQDGSGFSRILSMLADSTSTQEKRRRSFPDIEDEEKFLYGDEEEDLKAESPPKPLGSSENEVMRQKASSLPSSAPAVKLESIEDTNPEYAKIHDLLKTIGLDIGVAEISKLAARTQERLHGKKPSRSSADRRPSVDRHFSAERCSSVDHHFSADRHSSEPHRLESREAHHSNTHSPEVSHPHPVSPVDPYLLTKNSPPFLKSDHSVGHIAGPEVVGSGFQSSVAVRCMLPSAPSAPIRLPHPASLSQFHMPRASQFAAARIPPNYQGPAIPPASFDAYRHYMAYAASRWPMYPASQPSNHSLPEPHRVMPVTKQPTRSRPNLRVIPTVTPDEPKQEESVLGSIPTAQVPVQVSIPSLIRYNPEKISDEKNRASQKQKVIEEREKLKSDREARQKKMYYLRTELERLHKQQGEMLRKKRREKDGHKDPLLVEVSRLQDNIMKDIAELRQEAEEAEKKQSELDKVAQILGINILDKSQKSSNDSKETTEKAGKAEKSKSPEKVSSTLSSSSNSKESKINSENSHTKSPKPAESLQPATKHSDQPIAAYEYYDAGNHWCKDCNTICGTMFDFFTHMHNKKHTQEQLQKSSDFQKEGLQKTSLPQGGRDRSHRDQRNDERPWGQ; encoded by the exons ATGTACCGCAGCGGCGCCCGCTCCTCCGTCTCTTCGCACCGGCCTAAAGAGAGCGGCGGGGGCGGCCCGCGCACCGGCCGCAGCTCCGGCTCCTCCTCAGGCCCGGCTCGCCGCACCTCGCCGCtgccctccagctcctcctcGTCTCGGAACCCGGCTCGCCGTCCCCGCTCGCCCTCAGGGCACCGCGGCCGACGGGCCTCGCCGTCCCCGCCGCGGGGTCGCCGTGGCTCCCCGTCCCCGCCCCGCGGCCGCCGGGCCTCGCCGTCCCCGCCGCGGGGTCGTCGCGTTTCCCCCTCCCCGCCGCGGGCGCGTCGCGGCTCCCCGTCGCCGCCGCGGGGCCGACGACTCTTCCCGCCGGGCCCGGCCGGTTTCCGAGGCAGCAGCCGCGGGGAGTCCCGCGCGGACTTCGCCCGGGACGGCCGTGGAGACCATCCAGGCGACAGCGGCAGCCGG AGACGCTCTCCTGGTCTGCGTTCTGACTCTTCTTTGGAACAGAGCTTAAGAATCACTGTTGGCAATGACCATTTCTGTGTTGGCATACCAGAACGGCGGCGGCTTAGTGATCGACTGGGGTCACCAGTGGATAATCTGGAGGACGTGGACAG GGATGACCTGACTGATGATTCAGTCTTCACTCGAAGTTCCCAGTGCCCTCGAGGTCTTGAACGATATATTTCTCGGGAGGAGGGACCTCTTAGTCCCTTCTTGGGACAACTTGATGAGGACTACCGGACAAGAGAAACTTTCTTGCATCGTTCTGATTATAGTCCCCATATCAGTTGTCATGATGAGCTGTTGCGGGGAACAGAGCGGAATAGAGATAAACTCAAAGGCTCCTACTCTGTACGACCTGAGGAAAGGAGCCGGGAGGCCAAACGGCCCCGTTATGATGACACAGAGAAGATACATGGCATGGGCGGTGATCACTCAGGTTTTTCATCAGGGACCCGCAACTATCGACAGCGTAGACGAAGCCCAAGCCCTAGGTTTCTAGATCCTGAGTTTCGAGAGCTGGACCTTGCCAGGCGAAAacgagaagaagaggaagaacgAAGTAGGAGCTTGAGTCAGGAGCTAGTGGGAGTTGATGGTGGTGACACTAGCTGTTCTATTCCTGGACTATCAGGTGTCCTAACAACATCAGAGCCAGGGTATTCTTTACATCGCCCTGAGGAAGTATCCGCTATGCCCAAGAAGTCAATTCTGAAGAAACGGATTGAGGTGGACATGGAGCCTTCCATTCAG CTTGAGAGTTTTTCCAGCAATACCAGCCCCAGCCAGGATCACCCTATCTACTCTGGTCACCCATCTCTTCCACTAAGTGGTGCTATTGCTGCTTTTGCATCAGAAATTGAAAACAAGGGGACTATGGTAGAGACTACCTTGAAAGAACCTCAGGGCAACCTCTATCAATGGGGTCCCCTCCCTGGGATGCCCAAAGACAACAGTCCTCTCAGAGagaagtttggaagttttctgtgCCACAAGGAAAAATTGAATATGAAGCCTGAGGGGCCTGAACGACACACAGACTTCTTGCTGCCCCATGAGAGAGCTAGCCAGGATGGCAGTGGTTTTTCCCGCATTTTGAGCATGTTGGCAGATTCTACCAGTACACAGGAAAAAAGGCGCCGTAGTTTCCCTGACattgaggatgaggagaaatttCTCTATGGGGACGAAGAAGAGGATTTAAAGGCAGAATCTCCACCAAAGCCCCTTGGGAGCTCTGAGAATGAAGTCATGAGACAGAAGGCAAGCTCCCTGCCCTCTTCAGCTCCAGCTGTAAAACTAGAATCGATAGAAGACACCAATCCAGAATATGCCAAGATTCATGACTTGCTCAAGACCATAGGGCTGGATATTGGGGTAGCAGAGATTAGTAAACTGGCCGCACGCACTCAGGAACGACTTCATGGCAAGAAACCATCACGTTCCTCTGCTGACCGCCGTCCATCAGTTGACCGGCACTTTTCAGCAGAACGCTGTTCCTCAGTTGACCACCATTTCTCAGCTGATCGACACTCCTCAGAGCCTCACAGACTGGAGAGCAGAGAGGCACACCATAGCAATACCCACTCCCCAGAGGTGTCCCATCCACATCCAGTCTCCCCTGTAGACCCTTACCTGCTCACAAAAAACAGCCCCCCATTCCTAAAGTCTGACCATTCAGTGGGTCATATTGCAGGACCAGAGGTGGTTGGCAGTGGGTTTCAGTCATCTGTGGCAGTCAGATGCATGTTACCATCAGCCCCATCTGCCCCAATTAGACTTCCACATCCTGCTTCTTTATCACAGTTTCATATGCCAAGGGCCTCTCAGTTTGCTGCAGCTCGGATACCTCCTAACTATCAGGGACCTGCCATTCCCCCTGCTTCCTTTGATGCCTATAGGCACTACATGGCATATGCAGCCTCCAGGTGGCCCATGTACCCTGCCTCTCAACCATCAAACCACTCTCTACCTGAACCACACAGGGTAATGCCAGTTACCAAACAGCCTACTCGTAGCCGTCCCAATCTCCGTGTGATCCCCACTGTGACTCCTGATGAGCCCAAGCAGGAGGAGTCAGTGCTAGGCTCAATTCCTACTGCTCAAGTGCCTGTCCAGGTGTCCATCCCATCACTCATAAGATATAATCCGGAGAAGATCTCTGATGAGAAGAACCGTGCTTCCCAGAAGCAGAAG GTTATTGAAGAGAGGGAAAAGCTAAAGAGTGACCGGGAAGCTCGCCAAAAAAAGATGTACTACCTCAGGACTGAATTGGAGCGGCTTCATAAACAACAAG GAGAAATGCTGCGCAAGAAACGAAGGGAGAAGGATGGCCACAAAGACCCACTCCTGGTGGAGGTGAGTCGGCTTCAGGATAACATCATGAAGGACATTGCAGAACTTCGACAAGaagcagaagaggcagaaaaaaagcaGTCCGAACTGGACAAAGTGGCTCAGATCTTGGGAATAAACATTTTGGATAAATCCCAAAAGTCTTCAAATGACAGTAAAGAGACTACAGAGAAGGCTGGGAAAGCAGAAAAATCTAAGAGCCCAGAAAAAGTGTCATCAACCTTAAGCTCCTCTTCAAATAGCAAG GAATCCAAAATAAACAGTGAGAATTCCCATACTAAGAGCCCCAAGCCTGCTGAGAGCCTCCAGCCAGCTACTAAGCATTCTGATCAGCCCATTGCTGCCTATGAGTATTATGATGCTGGCAATCACTGGTGCAAAGACTGCAACACCATCTGTGGGACCATGTTTGACTTCTTCACTCATATGCACAATAAGAAGCACACACAG gaGCAATTGCAGAAGTCTTCAGATTTCCAGAAGGAAGGACTGCAGAAGACATCTCTGCCTCAGGGAGGCAGGGATAGAAGCCACAGAGACCAAAGAAATGATGAGCGCCCTTGGGGCCAGTAG
- the ZNF318 gene encoding zinc finger protein 318 isoform X1 has translation MYRSGARSSVSSHRPKESGGGGPRTGRSSGSSSGPARRTSPLPSSSSSSRNPARRPRSPSGHRGRRASPSPPRGRRGSPSPPRGRRASPSPPRGRRVSPSPPRARRGSPSPPRGRRLFPPGPAGFRGSSRGESRADFARDGRGDHPGDSGSRRRSPGLRSDSSLEQSLRITVGNDHFCVGIPERRRLSDRLGSPVDNLEDVDRDDLTDDSVFTRSSQCPRGLERYISREEGPLSPFLGQLDEDYRTRETFLHRSDYSPHISCHDELLRGTERNRDKLKGSYSVRPEERSREAKRPRYDDTEKIHGMGGDHSGFSSGTRNYRQRRRSPSPRFLDPEFRELDLARRKREEEEERSRSLSQELVGVDGGDTSCSIPGLSGVLTTSEPGYSLHRPEEVSAMPKKSILKKRIEVDMEPSIQLESFSSNTSPSQDHPIYSGHPSLPLSGAIAAFASEIENKGTMVETTLKEPQGNLYQWGPLPGMPKDNSPLREKFGSFLCHKEKLNMKPEGPERHTDFLLPHERASQDGSGFSRILSMLADSTSTQEKRRRSFPDIEDEEKFLYGDEEEDLKAESPPKPLGSSENEVMRQKASSLPSSAPAVKLESIEDTNPEYAKIHDLLKTIGLDIGVAEISKLAARTQERLHGKKPSRSSADRRPSVDRHFSAERCSSVDHHFSADRHSSEPHRLESREAHHSNTHSPEVSHPHPVSPVDPYLLTKNSPPFLKSDHSVGHIAGPEVVGSGFQSSVAVRCMLPSAPSAPIRLPHPASLSQFHMPRASQFAAARIPPNYQGPAIPPASFDAYRHYMAYAASRWPMYPASQPSNHSLPEPHRVMPVTKQPTRSRPNLRVIPTVTPDEPKQEESVLGSIPTAQVPVQVSIPSLIRYNPEKISDEKNRASQKQKVIEEREKLKSDREARQKKMYYLRTELERLHKQQGEMLRKKRREKDGHKDPLLVEVSRLQDNIMKDIAELRQEAEEAEKKQSELDKVAQILGINILDKSQKSSNDSKETTEKAGKAEKSKSPEKVSSTLSSSSNSKESKINSENSHTKSPKPAESLQPATKHSDQPIAAYEYYDAGNHWCKDCNTICGTMFDFFTHMHNKKHTQTLDPYNRPWASKTQSEAKQDAVKRTDKITVPAKGSEFLIPITGYYCQLCEEFLGDPISGEQHVKGHQHNEKYKKYVVENPLYEERRNLDRQAGLAVVLETERRRQNELKRKLSEKPKEEKKEKKAKVLKEVKEDDRVSEELEDQLSEGGNSPEKAENKRKGSIKLQLKEEVKKESPTSFGKFSWKKPEKEEEKSSMVPSIPKEEVVENSKDKEDGKAEAGKAKPIKIKLSGKTVVAHTSPWMPVVTTSTQTKIRPNLPIPSTVLRKSGSATVSKPAPLNTFLSIKSSGTTAKPLPVVKESSADLLLPPDIISKAFGGEEVILKGSPEEKMVLAEKNEPSHIPEQVLPPPPPPPPPPPPPPPVIPHLASPSPAQTNAVLAPVKSNPAVSHTLSPGFLGPNILNPVLPVAIMASAQPAAIPSDETAPGVSESDRDQTLFSVLVRPPPPLSSVFSEQAKKLEKRNSCLATANAKDLYDIFYSSGGKGAPETKLSGGLLANGENSNLSRVESSDTSSTSTLNNSTSQEGLPPDRSLISAPEKPTAKTLVSLGKWSVVEHTDSENRGSGYGFLQPLTRLCQSRPYETITPKTDTLAMWTSSSFQSDTNRDISPGGKIELDLREPGPPGVEPAPQLSDMHCHIMESQKLVETHLRDSGNQDEEIQELHKSKDCEESEVEVNNKLREKRPKLSEGMVREETGISAGPNSIEDSNLNRGDRCTWEGEIEQSELQMTDKKAEQSRKLMTVSETQSKVVSDLSAQALSSTKAKIDSFPPEARSLLQNPQDIPVKVSAPELLLQSPARSDMCLTDSAQEQGVSTGNEEWLENSAPESSSRTSYRSLKLQRERSKDLQGKMIYELTVWDENNKSETWKSPEKPETETLELQDVHPELTVTIESKALEDFAVTDLKVEELAALGNLGDMGVDFCNTRVDQAHRSPNALSQKVCEENSMSPIGCNPSTLPDLEPIPSFSEFPLDSPKTLVLNFGAEGEQNSSNPRSGRITPNILKTGLPIENVNLGLGSLEGTHQALDLLAGGMMPEEVEETSQLEKQDSLRLESETINPAGLGPSPCLPDLVEFVTRTSGVQKEKICSPLSEPGDPPKCSSPETGPLQLEIPKVSITHLAIPQVDEDTDHPLNLAKSLASGSPTREQIVGGNMVPQEITAQEASVAATQDHTESSVHD, from the exons ATGTACCGCAGCGGCGCCCGCTCCTCCGTCTCTTCGCACCGGCCTAAAGAGAGCGGCGGGGGCGGCCCGCGCACCGGCCGCAGCTCCGGCTCCTCCTCAGGCCCGGCTCGCCGCACCTCGCCGCtgccctccagctcctcctcGTCTCGGAACCCGGCTCGCCGTCCCCGCTCGCCCTCAGGGCACCGCGGCCGACGGGCCTCGCCGTCCCCGCCGCGGGGTCGCCGTGGCTCCCCGTCCCCGCCCCGCGGCCGCCGGGCCTCGCCGTCCCCGCCGCGGGGTCGTCGCGTTTCCCCCTCCCCGCCGCGGGCGCGTCGCGGCTCCCCGTCGCCGCCGCGGGGCCGACGACTCTTCCCGCCGGGCCCGGCCGGTTTCCGAGGCAGCAGCCGCGGGGAGTCCCGCGCGGACTTCGCCCGGGACGGCCGTGGAGACCATCCAGGCGACAGCGGCAGCCGG AGACGCTCTCCTGGTCTGCGTTCTGACTCTTCTTTGGAACAGAGCTTAAGAATCACTGTTGGCAATGACCATTTCTGTGTTGGCATACCAGAACGGCGGCGGCTTAGTGATCGACTGGGGTCACCAGTGGATAATCTGGAGGACGTGGACAG GGATGACCTGACTGATGATTCAGTCTTCACTCGAAGTTCCCAGTGCCCTCGAGGTCTTGAACGATATATTTCTCGGGAGGAGGGACCTCTTAGTCCCTTCTTGGGACAACTTGATGAGGACTACCGGACAAGAGAAACTTTCTTGCATCGTTCTGATTATAGTCCCCATATCAGTTGTCATGATGAGCTGTTGCGGGGAACAGAGCGGAATAGAGATAAACTCAAAGGCTCCTACTCTGTACGACCTGAGGAAAGGAGCCGGGAGGCCAAACGGCCCCGTTATGATGACACAGAGAAGATACATGGCATGGGCGGTGATCACTCAGGTTTTTCATCAGGGACCCGCAACTATCGACAGCGTAGACGAAGCCCAAGCCCTAGGTTTCTAGATCCTGAGTTTCGAGAGCTGGACCTTGCCAGGCGAAAacgagaagaagaggaagaacgAAGTAGGAGCTTGAGTCAGGAGCTAGTGGGAGTTGATGGTGGTGACACTAGCTGTTCTATTCCTGGACTATCAGGTGTCCTAACAACATCAGAGCCAGGGTATTCTTTACATCGCCCTGAGGAAGTATCCGCTATGCCCAAGAAGTCAATTCTGAAGAAACGGATTGAGGTGGACATGGAGCCTTCCATTCAG CTTGAGAGTTTTTCCAGCAATACCAGCCCCAGCCAGGATCACCCTATCTACTCTGGTCACCCATCTCTTCCACTAAGTGGTGCTATTGCTGCTTTTGCATCAGAAATTGAAAACAAGGGGACTATGGTAGAGACTACCTTGAAAGAACCTCAGGGCAACCTCTATCAATGGGGTCCCCTCCCTGGGATGCCCAAAGACAACAGTCCTCTCAGAGagaagtttggaagttttctgtgCCACAAGGAAAAATTGAATATGAAGCCTGAGGGGCCTGAACGACACACAGACTTCTTGCTGCCCCATGAGAGAGCTAGCCAGGATGGCAGTGGTTTTTCCCGCATTTTGAGCATGTTGGCAGATTCTACCAGTACACAGGAAAAAAGGCGCCGTAGTTTCCCTGACattgaggatgaggagaaatttCTCTATGGGGACGAAGAAGAGGATTTAAAGGCAGAATCTCCACCAAAGCCCCTTGGGAGCTCTGAGAATGAAGTCATGAGACAGAAGGCAAGCTCCCTGCCCTCTTCAGCTCCAGCTGTAAAACTAGAATCGATAGAAGACACCAATCCAGAATATGCCAAGATTCATGACTTGCTCAAGACCATAGGGCTGGATATTGGGGTAGCAGAGATTAGTAAACTGGCCGCACGCACTCAGGAACGACTTCATGGCAAGAAACCATCACGTTCCTCTGCTGACCGCCGTCCATCAGTTGACCGGCACTTTTCAGCAGAACGCTGTTCCTCAGTTGACCACCATTTCTCAGCTGATCGACACTCCTCAGAGCCTCACAGACTGGAGAGCAGAGAGGCACACCATAGCAATACCCACTCCCCAGAGGTGTCCCATCCACATCCAGTCTCCCCTGTAGACCCTTACCTGCTCACAAAAAACAGCCCCCCATTCCTAAAGTCTGACCATTCAGTGGGTCATATTGCAGGACCAGAGGTGGTTGGCAGTGGGTTTCAGTCATCTGTGGCAGTCAGATGCATGTTACCATCAGCCCCATCTGCCCCAATTAGACTTCCACATCCTGCTTCTTTATCACAGTTTCATATGCCAAGGGCCTCTCAGTTTGCTGCAGCTCGGATACCTCCTAACTATCAGGGACCTGCCATTCCCCCTGCTTCCTTTGATGCCTATAGGCACTACATGGCATATGCAGCCTCCAGGTGGCCCATGTACCCTGCCTCTCAACCATCAAACCACTCTCTACCTGAACCACACAGGGTAATGCCAGTTACCAAACAGCCTACTCGTAGCCGTCCCAATCTCCGTGTGATCCCCACTGTGACTCCTGATGAGCCCAAGCAGGAGGAGTCAGTGCTAGGCTCAATTCCTACTGCTCAAGTGCCTGTCCAGGTGTCCATCCCATCACTCATAAGATATAATCCGGAGAAGATCTCTGATGAGAAGAACCGTGCTTCCCAGAAGCAGAAG GTTATTGAAGAGAGGGAAAAGCTAAAGAGTGACCGGGAAGCTCGCCAAAAAAAGATGTACTACCTCAGGACTGAATTGGAGCGGCTTCATAAACAACAAG GAGAAATGCTGCGCAAGAAACGAAGGGAGAAGGATGGCCACAAAGACCCACTCCTGGTGGAGGTGAGTCGGCTTCAGGATAACATCATGAAGGACATTGCAGAACTTCGACAAGaagcagaagaggcagaaaaaaagcaGTCCGAACTGGACAAAGTGGCTCAGATCTTGGGAATAAACATTTTGGATAAATCCCAAAAGTCTTCAAATGACAGTAAAGAGACTACAGAGAAGGCTGGGAAAGCAGAAAAATCTAAGAGCCCAGAAAAAGTGTCATCAACCTTAAGCTCCTCTTCAAATAGCAAG GAATCCAAAATAAACAGTGAGAATTCCCATACTAAGAGCCCCAAGCCTGCTGAGAGCCTCCAGCCAGCTACTAAGCATTCTGATCAGCCCATTGCTGCCTATGAGTATTATGATGCTGGCAATCACTGGTGCAAAGACTGCAACACCATCTGTGGGACCATGTTTGACTTCTTCACTCATATGCACAATAAGAAGCACACACAG ACACTGGATCCCTACAACAGACCTTGGGCTTCAAAGACCCAGAGTGAGGCCAAGCAAGATGCTGTAAAACGTACTGACAAGATAACTGTTCCTGCAAAAG GGTCTGAGTTTCTGATTCCCATCACTGGATATTACTGCCAGCTCTGTGAGGAATTTTTGGGGGATCCAATTTCCGGAGAGCAACATGTGAAGGGTCACCAACACAATGAGAAATACAAG AAATATGTGGTTGAAAACCCATTGTATGAGGAGCGGCGGAATCTAGACCGCCAAGCTGGCTTGGCTGTGGTCCTAGAGACAGAACGGCGACGGCAGAACGAGCTAAAGCGCAAACTTAGTGAGAAAccaaaggaggagaagaaagaaaaaaaggcaaaggtcTTGAAGGAAGTAAAAGAGGATGACAGAGTCTCTGAGGAATTAGAGGACCAACTCTCTGAGGGTGGGAACTCCCCTGAAAAggctgaaaataaaaggaagggtaGCATCAAACTGCAATTAAAGGAAGAGGTAAAGAAAGAATCACCAACATCTTTTGGGAAATTCAGctggaagaagccagaaaaagaggaggaaaaaagttcAATGGTCCCAAGTATTCCTAAGGAAGAggttgtggaaaacagtaaggacaAAGAggatgggaaagctgaggctgGGAAGGCAAAGCCCATCAAAATCAAGCTCTCTGGGAAAACAGTTGTTGCACATACGAGCCCTTGGATGCCTGTTGTGACAACTTCAACCCAGACTAAGATCCGACCCAACCTGCCTATCCCATCCACAGTACTCCGCAAGTCAGGTTCAGCCACAGTGAGCAAGCCAGCTCCTCTTAACACCTTTCTGTCCATCAAGTCCTCTGGAACTACTGCTAAGCCTCTGCCAGTGGTTAAAGAGTCTTCAGCTGATCTTCTCTTGCCTCCTGATATCATCTCCAAAGCATTTGGTGGGGAAGAGGTGATTCTAAAAGGGTCTCCAGAGGAAAAAATGGTACTGGCTGAAAAGAATGAACCATCCCATATACCTGAACAAGTGCTACCAcctcctccaccaccccctccGCCACCACCTCCGCCACCCCCAGTTATACCTCATCTAGCTTCTCCATCTCCTGCTCAGACAAATGCTGTCTTGGCTCCAGTCAAATCAAACCCAGCTGTATCTCACACTCTCAGCCCTGGCTTCCTGGGTCCTAACATTTTGAATCCTGTGTTGCCAGTAGCCATCATGGCGTCGGCACAGCCAGCTGCCATTCCTTCCGATGAGACAGCTCCTGGGGTGAGTGAGAGTGACCGAGACCAGACCCTCTTCTCTGTGTTAGTGCGtcctccacctcccctctcaaGTGTGTTCAGTGAACAAGCCAAAAAATTGGAAAAGCGAAATTCATGCTTAGCCACAGCCAATGCTAAGGACCTATATGATATATTCTACAGTAGTGGTGGAAAGGGGGCCCCTGAGACTAAGCTGAGTGGCGGTCTATTGGCCAATGGGGAAAATAGCAATCTTTCTAGAGTCGAAAGTTCAGACACCTCTTCCACTTCCACTTTGAACAACAGTACATCCCAAGAGGGATTGCCTCCAGATAGAAGTTTGATCTCTGCTCCTGAAAAGCCCACTGCAAAAACTCTGGTGTCTCTAGGGAAATGGTCAGTTGTAGAACACACAGACTCAGAAAACAGAGGCAGTGGCTATGGATTCCTACAGCCTCTGACAAGGTTGTGCCAAAGCAGGCCTTACGAAACTATTACCCCAAAGACAGATACTTTGGCCATGTGGACTTCTAGCTCCTTCCAGAGTGATACTAATAGGGATATATCTCCAGGAGGAAAAATCGAGCTTGATCTCAGAGAACCAGGACCACCAGGTGTAGAGCCAGCCCCTCAGCTATCAGATATGCACTGTCATATCATGGAATCTCAGAAGTTGGTAGAAACCCACCTTAGAGACTCTGGTAACCAGGATGAGGAAATTCAAGAGCTCCACAAATCTAAGGATTGTGAGGAAAGTGAGGTAGAGGTAAACAATAAACTAAGAGAAAAGAGACCAAAGCTTTCTGAAGGGATGGTAAGAGAGGAAACAGGTATCAGTGCTGGGCCCAATAGCATAGAGGATTCTAATTTGAACCGTGGGGACAGATGTACATGGGAGGGAGAAATAGAACAGTCTGAGTTGCAAATGACTGACAAAAAGGCTGAACAGTCCAGGAAATTGATGACAGTAAGTGAAACTCAAAGTAAAGTAGTGAGTGACTTGAGTGCACAGGCTCTCTCTTctacaaaggcaaaaatagacTCATTTCCACCAGAAGCTAGGTCTTTACTCCAGAACCCACAAGATATACCTGTGAAAGTTTCTGCTCCGGAATTGCTTCTCCAGTCCCCAGCCAGATCAGATATGTGTTTAACAGATAGTGCACAGGAACAAGGAGTTTCAACTGGTAATGAAGAGTGGCTAGAAAATTCAGCTCCAGAATCTTCTTCCAGGACAAGTTACAGAAGCCTCAAACTCCAGAGAGAAAGATCAAAAGACTTGCAGGGTAAAATGATTTATGAACTGACTGTTTGGGATGAAAATAATAAGTCAGAGACCTGGAAGAGCCCAGAGAAACCAGAAACAGAAACCCTGGAGCTACAAGATGTCCATCCAGAATTAACAGTGACAATAGAAAGCAAGGCCTTAGAAGACTTTGCAGTTACAGACTTAAAAGTAGAAGAGCTTGCTGCCCTGGGGAACCTGGGGGATATGGGTGTTGATTTCTGCAATACTCGGGTAGACCAAGCACATAGATCCCCAAATGCCCTGTCTCAGAAAGTGTGTGAAGAAAATTCTATGTCACCTATAGGATGTAATCCCTCCACTCTCCCTGACTTGGAACCAATCCCATCCTTTTCTGAGTTTCCATTAGATTCTCCCAAAACCCTGGTGCTTAACTTTGGAGCAGAAGGTGAACAAAACTCATCTAATCCCAGAAGTGGAAGGATCACCCCTAACATTTTGAAAACTGGACTTCCTATAGAAAATGTTAACCTTGGTTTGGGGAGCTTAGAGGGAACACACCAAGCACTTGACCTATTAGCAGGAGGAATGATGCCTGAAGAAGTGGAAGAAACTTCTCAATTAGAGAAACAAGATTCACTCAGATTGGAATCGGAAACAATTAATCCTGCAGGCCTTGGGCCATCTCCTTGCCTTCCAGACCTTGTTGAATTTGTCACACGGACATCTGGAGTTCAAAAAGAGAAGATATGTTCTCCTCTTTCTGAGCCAGGTGACCCTCCTAAGTGTAGTTCCCCGGAGACGGGACCACTACAGCTAGAAATACCGAAAGTATCCATCACACATCTAGCAATTCCTCAAGTAGATGAGGACACTGACCACCCTTTGAATTTGGCAAAATCTCTGGCTTCAGGGTCTCCTACAAGGGAGCAAATAGTTGGAGGCAATATGGTCCCTCAGGAAATAACTGCACAAGAAGCTTCAGTTGCTGCCACCCAGGACCACACAGAATCCAGTGTTCATGACTAA